The following proteins are encoded in a genomic region of Gadus macrocephalus chromosome 19, ASM3116895v1:
- the LOC132448003 gene encoding WD repeat-containing protein 7, which yields VNAHDSCPTKPQPCVHVAGCLSNLPPNAKKISNSYEERRKQATAIVLLGVIGAEFGAEIEPPKGAGRARMGGQAPEGFGPASGGSSNYSLARHTCKALTFLLLQPPSPKLPPHSTIRRTAIDLIGRGFTVWEPYMDVSAVLMGLLELCADAEKQLANVTMGLPLNPPADSARSSRHALSLIATARPPAFITTIAREVHRFNAAQANSQSQQNVHTSTLARAKTEILRVIDILIEKMPGDVVDLLVEVMDIIMYCIEGSLVKKKGLQECFPAICKFYMVGYCDRSHRIAVGARQGSVALYDVRTGKCQNIHAHKGPITAVSFAPDGRYLATYSNLESHISFWQMNTSLLGSIGMLNSAPQLRCIKTYQVPPVQPASPGSQNHLKLARLIWTSNRNVILMAHDGKEHRFMV from the exons GTAAACGCTCATGATTCCTGCCCCACTAAACCACAGCCTTGTGTGCATGTTGCAGGCTGTCTGTCCAACCTGCCACCCAACGCCAAGAAGATCTCCAACTCCTACGAGGAGCGGCGGAAGCAGGCCACCGCCATCGTGTTGCTAGGGGTGATAGGGGCGGAGTTTGGCGCCGAGATTGAGCCACCGAAGGGCGCTGGTAGGGCGAGGATGGGAGGACAAGCACCCGAGGGCTTTGGACCGGCCAGCGGAGGCTCCTCCAACTACTCTCTGGCCAGACACACCT GTAAGGCGCTGACCTTCCTGCTGctccagccccccagccccaaGCTGCCCCCCCACAGCACCATCCGCCGCACAGCCatcgatctgattggccgaggcTTCACCGTGTGGGAGCCATATATGGACGTGTCGGCGGTGCTCATGGGCCTGCTGGAGCTCTGCGCCGATGCTGAGAAACAACTGGCCAA cgTCACCATGGGTCTCCCTCTCAACCCTCCGGCGGACTCTGCTCGCTCGTCCcgccacgctctctctctcatcgctACGGCTCGGCCACCTgccttcatcaccaccatcgcTAGAGAG GTCCACAGGTTCAATGCTGCCCAGGCCAACTCCCAGTCCCAGCAGAACGTCCACACCAGCACCCTGGCCCGGGCCAAGACCGAGATCCTCAGGGTGATCGACATACTCATAGAGAAGATGCCTGGAGACGTAGTGGATCTACTGGTGGAG gtGATGGACATCATCATGTATTGCATTGAGGGTTCACTGGTCAAGAAGAAAGGACTACAGGAATGCTTCCCTGCTATCTGCAA gTTCTACATGGTGGGCTACTGTGACCGAAGCCACCGCATCGCAGTGGGGGCACGCCAGGGCTCCGTGGCGCTGTACGACGTCAGGACCGGGAAGTGCCAG AACATCCATGCTCATAAGGGTCCAATCACTGCGGTGTCATTCGCTCCTGATGGCCGTTACCTAGCAACCTACTCCAACCTAGAAAGCCATATCTCTTTCTGGCAG ATGAACACCAGCCTGCTGGGCAGCATCGGCATGCTGAACTCTGCCCCCCAGCTGCGCTGCATCAAGACCTACCAGGTGCCCCCGGTGCAGCCCGCCTCGCCCGGCTCCCAGAACCACCTCAAGCTGGCCCGCCTCATCTGGACCTCCAACCGCAACGTCATCCTCATGGCCCACGACGGCAAGGAGCACCGCTTCATGGTCTGA